One Vicia villosa cultivar HV-30 ecotype Madison, WI linkage group LG5, Vvil1.0, whole genome shotgun sequence genomic window, gcTCTTTATAGTTTCAAATGCTacctgacaatcgtcattccacttgatcGGCTGATCTTTCCTTAGTAGTTTTAATATGGGCTCACACGTAGCTGTAAGAtgtgagatgaaccttgagatgtagttCAAACGACCCAAGAACCCAAGAACCCACGAACCTCTTTCTCTGTCCTTGGAAcaggcatttcttgtatagctttcactttgtcgggatctacatCTATGCCTcattggctcacaatgaatcccaatagctttcctgaccttacaccaaatgtacacttatttgggttcaacCTCAGTTTGAACTTCTTTAAGCGTTCGAACAACTTTTGTAGGTGCGTAATATGTTCCTCTTCAGTACAGGATTTAGCGATCATATCAGCCACATAAACCTCGACTTCcttgtggatcatgtcatggaacaatgtgaccatggctcgttgatatgttgcccctgcatttcgtaacccaaaaggcattaccttgtagcagaaggtgccccaagatgtcatgaaggttgttttctccatgtcttcgggtgccattttgatttgattatacccagagaacccgtccatgaaggagaacaccgaagcttgtgCCGTATTGTCTACCAGTATATCTATGTGGGGAAGTGGAAAgtcgtcttttggacttgctttgtttagGTCCCCGTAATCCACgcacatgcgtaccttcccgtccttcttaggaactggcactatgttggcaatccatgggagatagtcaaccacagcaagaaaccATGCGTCGAATTGTTTGAGTACCTCTTCTCGGATTTTGTTATATGTCAggtcgaactcttctgcgcttttgTCTGACGGATGCACAACCTTCTTTGAGCGGTAATCTATGCACAACGATATCTGTATCCAACCCTGGAATGTCACaatatgaccaagcaaatatttcTGCAGAGTCGCAGAGAAGTTTGACTAGCGATGCTTTTACGTCCTCATTTaacgttgccccaatcttgatttccttAGGTTCTTTGTCTatacccaagtttatgatttcgatggcctcttgaggagggagcatgcttttgtaTTCTttgtccattaaccttgacaGTTCTTcaggaagttcatcgtcttcctcatccccttcctcggactgattagcgagagcctcgattttatattgagtttcagcagtattattatcggtagtgtcagaaagtgatctgcacatgttttatgttttgcttttagtatgcagatatggtTGTGCTTTTATGCAAGAAAGTTATTTATCATTTTAAGAAAGTAAATGCAAGAaagagacaatgttttcaataccaaatgcaaacgacaattttattaataaactcaaactttgaaaataaatggggcccttacaaaccaactctatgcttcgggcgaggcatgagcgacattgtttttctttctttattggagggaaataaaacacacgacaaaaataaattactttgaaatagaaactatctccggtatctccaggcttgtccaattctggagCTGCTCTCCTGGTCTGATCATTCAGATGAAGTTGGATGTACCCTCCTTAGGATCCACGTTAGATATCATAGATACATGTTCATATCCGCCTGTAACAAAAGTTTGCATGATCGGAGGGAATCGTTGTTCCTCCTTTGCAGCTCTCGTGATCTTTGTTAGTTGATATCCTAGCCCCAGATGATCCTTCTTTTCTTGGATTTCTAgtactttgccccagccttccGTCTTCAAGTTTTGCAGatctctccaggatgttaccACCCTTCGTATCTTCTCTACCGGTAGTGTGACAGCGGTTGCGATCTCTAGTGCTTGGAACGCGGTTTCTAATGCCCCTTCTCCAGCCTCGATGTATCGGTACGAATCCAGATTACTAATGAATATGTCTTCCTCCCCATTGACagtcactatggagttcccatccacaaattttattttctgatgaagagtggaggTAATTGCCCCAGCAGCGTGAATCCAGGGACGTACCAATAAGCAAGTGTAAGCTGGTTCAATCTCCATCaattggaaattgatgcagaaagtATGAGGACCGACTATAACAGGGAGGTCTACTTTTCCGAACACTGGGCTTTGTGATCCATCGAAGGCTTTAACCACTAGACGACTTGGTCTGACCATTAGGCCTTCCAAAGCTATTTTATCGAGGgtagcttttggcatcacatttagtgacaaacctgtatcaatcagaaccctTGATAGGTGAGCTTTCCCACATTGTATAGAGATGTGCAAGGCTTTGTTATGCTCCTTCCCTTGTGGAGGTAGTTCATGATCACTGAATCCCAGACACGTCCCGGATGTGAGATTAGCCACCATCCCATCGAATTGGTTTACAGTGATATCTTTAGTCACATGGGCAGCATTCAAGATCTTCATCAAGGCGTCTTGATGCTTCTCGGAGTGTACCAGTAGTGAGAGTAGTGATATTTTAGATGGTGTTTGTTGTAACTGGtccaccactctataatcactcttcttgaTCAATGCTAAGAATTCCTCAGCATCCTTATTAGTGGCTTCCTTATCCTTGGGAACGCCTTCTTCAGTTGGTGTTGCAGTAGTCTGATTACTGGCTTGCGCCAAGTTCTCATTAGATTGTGTAGTTTTGAATATATGATCGCTACGAGTCATGCCCCCAGATGTTTGACACGGCAGCATTGGTGCTAGAATTGTATTCCCAAGGGACCGCTTTCATTTTGTCCATAGGGTATGGAGCTCTGACAAGGATTATCCTAGTGTGCCCTTGTGTGGGTATTATCACTGGTGCCTTAGAACAGGGGATAATTAACGGCTTCTTTGCCCCTTGGGTGGGTATTATCAACGGCTCGTTTATTTCTAGCATAGCCACATATTTCTCTTCCGGATGTTCTTTCAGCTGAATCAGTCCTTGATCCACGAGCCTCTGCAGAGTGTCCTTAAAAGCCTCGTTGTGTTCTAGGATGAACCCCCTTGctagtagatacctcttaagggcatctatgggggagctccGTTGTTGAACTACCTCTTGCTTAGTAACGAACTCGATTGCATTGACTGTGCCATCATGATGAGGCAtgggatttgttttcacattaggtttgtcaaaggcgatttcCCCTGACTCTATCAAGTCCTGAACCTTGTGTCTGAAAGCCCAGCATTTTTCCAATGTGTGTCCGGGGGAATTAGCATGAAATTCGCACCTTTCATTTGGGTTGAACCTAGGTGAAGCTTTTCCGGGAAGCGGAGGTGGCATAGGCCTGAGCTCTACCAATGACTCGCTCACCAAGTATTTTAGTATTTCACTTCTGGAAGTGGGCAAAGGATCGAATTTCCTTGGAGGACCTTGGAACCTGCTTTGTTGAGGTGGGAATGACATAGGAGGTCTAGATTATTGGTGCACTACtgcattggtctccccttccttctttttagcgaaaGCTGGagtgggcctctttgagtgataagaacTAGATGAGgctccttgtatcttcccatttttgattatGTTCTCGATTCTTTCTCCGATGACTACTAGATCTGAGAATCCTGAGGATACGCTTCCGATcatcttatcgtagtatggtccttgcaaagtactcatgaacatgtctaccaactctttttccaataaaggcggttggactcgggaagccgTCTCTCTCCATCTTTGGGCATATTCCTTGAATGATTCCTCCTTTTTCTGTGACAAGTTTTACAactgcatccgattgggtgccatatccaggttgtacttgtattgttttAGGAACGTGTTAGCAAGGTctttccagcttcggatatgtgtcttttccaattgcatgtaccagtcgacagatgccccacttagactgtcctggaagaaatgcatcattagcttttgatcatgggcataagcagccattttcctGACATACATGTGTAGATGACTTCTTgggcatgtgagtcctttgtatttttcaaagttaggTACCTTGAATTTATGGGGAATAGTCAAATCTGGCACCAAGCTCATATCATAAGTATCGACGTCAAAGACGTCATACCCTTCCACCGCTTTCAGCCtttcttctagcgccttgatttgtccgctATTCCTAGTATTTTCTTCTGAATCAGATTGAGTTTGCTTATACTGGGGTCCTTGATTTATTTCATCCACATCCCCATATTGCAAATCCACATAATCCTCATCCTTAGGCGGATTGTTAGCAGGGATGCGAACAGTGCGAGGTGCCCCCTCTTTCTGAGTGGTGGGGGAAAATCCTTCATGGGaagcttctccctcttcatgggttctAATAACTCTCTTAGAGGAGTGGGCATTTGACTTGTGAGGGTCAAAGCCTCGAGAAAATCCTAATAGTGGGTTGCCATCGTTCGGTATTTCTTCATACTGATCCTGAACTTCCTTAGCTTTTTCTTGCTTGTCCAtaaggtctttcatgaagcttaGCATGTGAGTCATTCCTCCCTTAATCTCTTCCACAGTACCTTTCAATTGGgtcacttcctcacgaagggcggctcgATTATGCTatagttgttccattgctttcttcttctgagactGGGTTTGGTATGGCGGTGCGGTTGCTTGATTGTCTTCTCCAATGGTGTGATTGGAGATAAAGATAATTCCCCTTTTTAatgctttgaaaataaatatgatatgcatgctatgaatgttatgctcatgtcttatccacatagtatatatatatatatatatatatatatatatatatatatatatatatatatatatatatatatatatatatatatatatatatatatatatatatatatatatatatatatatatatatatatatatatatatatatatatatatatacatattatattttttttttctatatttttttgtaGTAGAACcttcactttttttttataatcctTTTTGGTGAATAATTGCAAAGAAAATGAATACTgtggaaataaacacactttattaattcaaaaatacttgcaaagaaatacaatttaaattgttCAATTGCAAAAGGAAATAAGCATCAAAAGAAATTAAACTTCCAACATTAAagttaaaaaaactattaatgactaagaacgcctatgaatatcctccttgaatttgtcaaccatgtctctacaaagctccatgaattccttcactacttcgggaaggatgatgggagaagacTCCGCTCTTTCCAAACTCTTCGGAATTTCTTGGATTAAGTCATTGCACAAatagactagcttatcataattctCACGACACTTCTCATActcttcaagcatcttgggaaccatgctcacgTGCTCATtagccgtagaaacaattgtgtattgcctTTTCCAATAATCCCCTTCATCCCTTGCAGCCTCATATATCTCCCTTTGCCTTATGAATACTTGCCTAAGCGAAGCCATGGCTTGAAGTGCTCTGTTGTACTCcccagtgcgctgtaaaagtgcttcttccgtagtcaatctccttgtgcgttcttcttgttcagaattgcgggcttcttgaagatcaaatttgagatgccttatttctacctcttgatctttagttttatcagttaattcaaaaaccacagcttctagatttttctcggattccgttttatcatgggaagccttttcataacgccttctccaccttgcaatttccaaGCCCGCTTGTTCTAACCTTTCATTATgtgcaattaaatcaaagttagCACTTAGGACTCCTTCCGTTGCACGCTTTCTCTTACTCCTTTGTTTATCATTTTCTTCCTTAGCGGCTTGGAGCTCTTGGCTCTTCTCCTTAAGATCGAGGCATAGTTGGCTCTTTTCGTTGGAAATtcgatgtatgtcaagctctaatttttccttttccttacgggaTGCCTCTAtggcagccttgattccttctatctctttgatggatagagaaacaggattaggagaatcgggcttgtatGTGGGATCCATACCAAAAGGaaacaaaatctttccaactctctcttgaacccatctaGTGTAAGGTTTCTTAGCAATAACATTCTTTGGCCCATaattctttgtttgaacatgcttccaagcttgaattattttctttaatgtccTAGGATtacctttcccattatcatgcaaaattaattcttCTACTTGTTGttcggaaggctcacaatccatagaatgacccaattggcgcaatgctagCACGGGGTTACAATTAATACAAcctaaagttcccattaaaggcacattgttgaattctccacatttgtaaataatccttTCGGAGTTTAATTTTCTTGCAAACCAAAAGATAGAATCCGCTTTGAGAGTCCTTAATTtctgagaccattcatgcctagtcaaatctttgatcaAATAGTTGGCTTTGTAGAGATgcgaagtcaaccaagagtacaataaatgaacacaacagaatatcattcctcttttcttttcatatcgatcatggatggtataataaatattagcaagaatagtgggagttggatcctcatttaAATTTCTGAATGAGGTGAAAACATGAATAGCAGCATGATCAACATATTCCGCCTTCTTtggcaacaaaataacaccaaaaattaaaagaggcaaaaaatgtccacaaatgtcccattgtttcttttgagcataagacatagcttgagcttctAAATAAGTTCTCCGAATCCCATGTACATTACCATCAGTCTTATAATTAGGTTCTAAATCCGCAGCGGGCACTTCTAAGGCTTTGGCCAAATCAGAAATCTCAACTTTCTTTCCAGTACCTGTATAAAATTCTTTTTTAATCCTCGAGAACCCAAGCATAGTATCCATCTCTTCCAAGGTAGGAgctaactgaaaatcctgaaacgTGAAACACCTAAGcggaggatcatagaactgaatcaAAGCGGTGATGacttcttcttgaaccttaaccttgagcaaatCCAGAATATCACCATAACGGCCCACAAACCTGTTCAAACCATTTGATGACATTTTATCTCTGATTATCCTCAGTTTCTTGATATCGGGCACCGAGACAGCAAGGTGGACAACAGGCTTCTTATCACTCATTTTCCTGAATATTCACcaaaagaattattattttttattctcttttctctttttttttctttttttttgtgtttacctgtggataagacatgataaataaataaaaaatatgcgtatgatgtaataatgcatgcaaacaaatatacacataaaaaaaataagaacaataataataatcatatatttagcacataatcac contains:
- the LOC131604686 gene encoding uncharacterized protein LOC131604686: MSFPPQQSRFQGPPRKFDPLPTSRSEILKYLVSESLVELRPMPPPLPGKASPRFNPNERCEFHANSPGHTLEKCWAFRHKVQDLIESGEIAFDKPNVKTNPMPHHDGTVNAIEFVTKQEVVQQRSSPIDALKRYLLARGFILEHNEAFKDTLQRLVDQGLIQLKEHPEEKYVAMLEINEPLIIPTQGAKKPLIIPSPMLPCQTSGGMTRSDHIFKTTQSNENLAQASNQTTATPTEEGVPKDKEATNKDAEEFLALIKKSDYRVVDQLQQTPSKISLLSLLVHSEKHQDALMKILNAAHVTKDITVNQFDGMVANLTSGTCLGFSDHELPPQGKEHNKALHISIQCGKAHLSRVLIDTGLSLNVMPKATLDKIALEGLMVRPSRLVVKAFDGSQSPVFGKVDLPVIVGPHTFCINFQLMEIEPAYTCLLEDIFISNLDSYRYIEAGEGALETAFQALEIATAVTLPVEKIRRVVTSWRDLQNLKTEGWGKVLEIQEKKDHLGLGYQLTKITRAAKEEQRFPPIMQTFVTGGYEHVSMISNVDPKEGTSNFI